TCCTTGATTCCCGCCCGGGACGCCTGAACGTTTGTCGTTGCGTTCGTCAGATTCCGGATCGTCCATTCCATCCGGTTCTGAATCGCACCGATCCCACCCTGAATGGCGTTGATCCGGTCCAGGGCCACGTCTAGTTTATCGACGGCATTTTTGGCATTTTGCCGGTTCAGGATGTTTGTCGACCGGATTCCCAGGGTACTTGAGTCCATCTTGCCGATATTGACGGTCAACCGGTCATTGATGGAGGTATAGATACCCACATGGAACTTGAAGGTCCCGTGGGACCCGTCCAGAAGTCTCATTCCGTTAAAGTCCGTCACTTTTGCAATACGGGTGACTTCGGAATTCAGATGCTGGTACTCCTGGTTCAGAACCTTCAGATCCTTTTCGGAGTATGTGCTGTTGGCAGCCTGAATGGCCAGCTGTCGCATCTTGAGAAGGATCGTGTTGTCGGTCTGCAAGGCACCGTTGGCTGTCTGAAGAAGATGGGCACCGTCATTGGCATTCCGGATGGCAGCGTTGTAGCTCATCATCTGAGCCCCCATCCGCTGGGAAATGGCATATCCGGCCGGATCGTCCGCCGGAGAATTGACCCTGTATCCGGAAGACAGACGGCCAATATGCTTGTTCAGCGCTTCCTGCGTCCGGTTCAGGTTGTACTGGGCGTTCATCGACGCAATGTTGTCATTGATGATCAAACCACTCATGATTCCCTCCTTGGGGTTAAAACCGGTCCAATCCTTGGACCGTCACTTCACTCTGTGACAGGGAGCGCTTCGAGCTCTCCTTTCCTGGCGCCCGGGTGAGAATGGAGAAAGGGGCCCATTCCATTGTCCCTTCCTTCAGGTTCCTTATCGGAACCCGTCCGCAAAAACTTTAATGGTTCTCCTGGGTCTCCAGAAGGGGGAACCGGAGCCAGTCTTCATTGTCGAACAGAAGAACCTGACGACCTGCCCGGTCCGGGAACCGGATCACAAGAGGTCCCTGAAGATTGGCCGTCATGGAGTCCGTCGACAGCATGGTCACGATGACGAGAGAGAGAATGTCCCTTCCCTGAAAAAACGGATCATGGAGCGCTGCCAGAACTTTCTCCCGGTAGCCGGAAACAAGGTTTTCGGGATCCATGACCACAAAGGCCAGAGCCGGATCATCCAACGATTGCAACCAGTAAAAGACATTTGGCTCGGCGGTTTCCAGGAGATAAAACTGATAGGCGTGGGGAAATCCGGGCAGTCCTTCGTGAAAATGAAGAATTTTTTCAGGGTCGACGGGGATTTTTCCAAATCGGGTCGTTTGAAAAGAGTTCACTTTTTCATCCCCCCGTTTCCGGATTCGTTCCTCTTCTGAGGCTGACCTCCCGGAGAAGAAAATTTCCGGACAAGGATTTCCATTTGATCCGGCGTCACTGTTGTCGCTTTTTTGTTTTCTTCCATAATTTTCTCCCACACTTCGTCCCGGTGGATGGAAAGATCATGAGGGGCTTCGATCCCCAAACGCACCTGGGAACCCTTGACCTCGAGCACGACGATCCGGATATTGTCGCCCACCTTGATGCCTTCTCCGGTTTTTCTCGTCAGGATTAAAATGGCAGACCTCCTTGTCCTCTGCTTGTCAGGAAAAAAGAACGTTTTGCGTGTTGCGGAGAATGTCCCTCGACGCTTTCGTGGAAAGAGCGAGAAAATTCTGGTTCAGAGCCAGTTTGGAGACAGCCTTCGGAACATCGACATCTTCGTTCTGGCTTTTCAGGGTTTTCTGGCTGATCGTATATTTTTCAAGACGGTCGACCGTGGTGCGAATTGCTCTTTCACGGGTCCCGAGGACGGCCGCCCTTTCGGTAACGGAATGAATGGTCCGGTCAAGCTCATCAATGGAACGCGTGATCTGTGGCTGGTCGTTGGACAGAAGACCGAGAAGGAATCGGCGCATGACAGGGAGAGGCTTGTTTCCAAAAGGATCTGCCGCACTGTCTCCCAGAATCCTGTCTCCTGCCTCGGTCACCGGCATCAGACCCGCCTCCCGCTGACGGGGAGAAAATCCCTGCTGTACAGTCTCGGACCGGTGATTGCCCAGGTAGGCGACGGAACCGGGGTTCAGTTTCGGATCGGTAAAATGGAAAGGCGGGCGGGTCACGTTTGTCCCGGAAAACAGATACTGCTCCCCGGCCTTTGTATTTGCGAGCGAAACGACCTGCTCGAGAGTTCTCTCCAGTTCCTGTGCACCGACGCGACGATCCTCTGCCGTCATCGTATCGTTGGCCATCCGGATGGCCAACCCCTTTGCCCGAATCAAAAGTGTTCCCACCTGATCCAGGATGCTCTCCATCAACTTCAGGCGATTGGCTCCCTCCCGCGCGTTTTCGATGATCCGGCGGGTGACCGACAAATTGCGATTGATCCGGAGAGACTCTCCCATCCGTCCGGGAGCGTCTCCGGGAGTCTCAAACTGTTTTCCGGAAGAAATCTGGCGGTCGACGTCGTAAAGGTTGTCGATGGCCTGATCGTGGGAAGCAATCACCTCCCGGTTTGTCATGAGACCGGTGACGCGAATCATCGTTCAACCCTCCGAAGAGTGGGTCTCATCAGGATGACATGTTCGGCAGACGGACGAGGGTGTCCAGAAGCCGGTTTGTCATGTGAATGAGATTGGCCGATGCCTGATAGGCTTTCTCGTACTGAATGATTCGGGCGGACTCTCCGGCGATGGAGACCCCGGAAATGGTCATTCTCTGGTTTTCAAGACCTTTCTGGATCAGGCTCTGAGCGACATAGTGGTCACGGGCATTCCGGGCCCATGCTCCCACCGTCGAAACGCTGGTGGCGAAAAAATCGTGCAGGCTGACCGGCTTCTCCCCTCCGGAAAAATGCAACCGGTCCTGCAAAAGACCGAACAGAAGGTGTGCATTCTTGTTGTCGCCCTGATTATGACCTTCCCGGACAGGAAACTGACCGGCCGCCAGATCTTCCGGATCGAGAGCATTCACTTGCATCGACAGGGCGGCCCCCCGGGTGTCATTTCCGCCGGAAACCCGCACGTGGGCCTCTTCGTTTTTCCCGACACCGCTCACCCGGATGAGGTATCCCGACACACGGACCGTCCCGGTCCCCTGAGACAACGATTCTTTCCGGAGGATTTTCCCCGAAGAGTCCCGGACCACAATCGTGCTCCGGGAAACAGTCACGTCAACGGGACTATTCGCCTCATCCGGATTCACCGCATTCGCGGTCAGGGTTACACCGGGAGGGAGACTTCCCTGCGCTTCAACGGTTGTCGTTGGCAAGAAAAAATTCTGGTTCGTTTTTCCGTTGAGCCCATAGCCCTGGACATGGAGCGCGTTGACATGATTGATGAGACCGTGCGCCAGAGAATCCAGATGTTCTTCCAGAAGAGGGACTTTCTTGTCCCGGACGTCGAGATATCCTCCGATCTTCCCTCCGTGAATACGGTCCGTGATATCGATGGGTGGCCCCGAGTGACCGGGAGGGTGAATCAGAATCCGAAAACCGTTTCGGGACGAATCAAAAACCGCTTCCAGACGTCCGCTGTCGATATCGGTAATGGCAGCCTGCCCTCCCAGATGCAAGGTGATGGCTCCATTTTTGTCCGTGAAAAAATGCGCATTCGTGAGGGTCGAAATTTGCACCATCAGCTGCTGGCGCTGATCGATCAGGGTATTGGGGGATTCCCCTCCCGCTTCGGCCCGCAGGATTTCCCGGTTCAGGTGCGCGATCTTCGAGAGATCCGCGTTTACTGTCGAGACGGAGGAGGTCAAAAGTTCTCCCAGACGATTGCGGGTCTGGCTGTAGAGGCTCGCCATCTGGTGGAAGTCTTCGGCCAGATTTTTGCCATATGTGATCAGCGTTGCGCGCGCGGACCGGTCGAGAGGGTGGTTTGCGACAACTTCCCACGTCGACAGATAGCGGCTGATGTCTTTCGACAGCCCCTGATTCTGGGCATGGGTGAAGTAGGTATCCAGTTCGGAGAGGGACAGGCGGGAGGACTCCCAAAAACCCATGCGCGTTTTCTGACGGATCATCTGTGCGTCGAGGAACGAGTTGACGACTCGACGGATTCCTGTCGCACGGACTCCGTTTCCGACCATTCCGGGAGACCCGTGGTTCGGCTGGGACTGGTCAAACTGGACATTCTCCACCGTGTAGCCGGGGGTGTTGACGTTCGAGATATTCTGTCCGGCCGTGGACAGTCCGGCCTCGTTTGCCTCGATCCCCGATTTTCCGATGTTCAGGATACCCAGCACTCCAGACATGTCTACCTCCGGGTGGAAACCAGCGCCGGCGATCCCAGAGTCATTCCCAGATCCCCCCGGGCGCCATACGTTTCAAAATCGCCCTCGGATTGCCGAAGGGCTTTCAGGAAGCCGGCCACCGTCTGGGCGGATTCCCGGGCAATCACAAGATTGACGCTGGCGATTTCCGAGAGATGAAGAAGGCCTGCCTTCAACTCAGAAAGAGAGGGTGCGTTCTCCGGAAGAGGAACAAGAGATTCCCGGGACCCCTCAAAGAGGGAGCCCAGACCGGATCTTGCGAGAAGATCGCTCAACCGGTCCGACGCCAGCATCTTCCGGGACAGAATCTCTTCCAGGTCCTCCGGAGGACCTGAAAGAAGAAGGTCCTGCTCTTTCTGCAGGATTTCCGTCAGGAGACGAACATGATCGAGCAATGTCGGCAAAAGGGATGCAAGAGAAGAATCCTGAGGAGAGGAAACCCGTTCAGGGGGATTGGAATCCGGCTGGTCCTGGCTCATGGGGTGCCCTTCCGGGTGACGGAACGGCTGCTCCGATCTTCAGGATTCCCCCTTACGGCTCCGGGCTTCCTCCACGGCCGTCTCCACCATTTTTCGAAGAATTTCTCTGGCTGGAACATGATATTCACCCCGATTGACCCGATTTTTGATCTCCATGACTTTTTCGGACCGGATATCCGGTTCCTGCCGGATCAGATCACGAAGATGCGCAATCTGTTTCGCCGGACCGGAAATCACCAGGACATCGGTCTTTCCGGTTCCCGTCGGAGAAGCTGTGTCCGGGGTTTTTCCGGAAGATTCCGTCTTACGCGCCCGGTCCTTCCGGGTAATCTCTTCCGGTCGGACGTTTCCTGACTGACTTGACCCTGTCGGTCCGATTCCGCTTCCCTGATCCGCCATCCTTCTCTCCTTCCGCTTTCAAACCTGTCTCATCCACTTTATCGGTGGATCTGACAAAAACTTTAGAACAGGGCGGAACCCGGATCAACGAGAGATGGACCAGAAAAGCCGAAACCCTTTTATGGAATCAGCTTGACGGCAGCCTGTGGAATCTGGTTGGCCTGGGAGAGAACGGCCGTGCTGGACTGCTGCAGAATCCGGTTTTTAACGAAATTTGCTGTTTCACTCGCAAAGTTCACATCCTTGATCTGGCTCTTCGAAGCTTGCACATTGACCAGAGCCGTGTTCAGGTTCCGGATGGTCCAGGTCATTCTCTCCTGGAACGCACCCAGGGTTCCCTGAATCGTGTTGAGTTCCGCCATGGCCCCATCGATGGCAGAGATCGCGGAAATCGCCATGGATTCGTTCATAATGGAGGTCGCACCGAGGCTCATGACCAGAACAGAGTTCTGATAGATCCCCAAAACGTCCGTACTGATGGAGGGAATACTGACGACCAGACGATTGGTGTCATCGGTTCCGGAGTCAATCTGGAACACCATTCCGTTCATCATGCTCCCATCCAGGACTTTGCGGCCATTGAAGTTTGTCACCAGAGCGATACGGTTGATTTCGCTCATCAGATGCTGATATTCGTTCTGCAACACGGAGAGATCTTCGGGAGCATATGTCGAGTTTGCCGCCTGGATCGCCAACTGACGCATCTTGACAAGGATGTCGTTGTCCGTGAGCAATGCACCGTTCGTCGTCTGAATAAGACCGGCTCCGTCATGGGCGTTCCGGATCGCCTGCTGCACGGATTTGACATAGGAATTCATCACCTGCCCGATCGCATACCCTGCCGGGTCATCGGCCGGTGTGTTGACCCTGTAACCGCTGGACAGTCTGTTGATGGAACGGTTCAATCGGTCCTGGGTGGCGTTCAGATTATATTGAGCACCCAGACTGGCCGTATTTGTGTTGATTACCAATCCGCTCATTTTCTTCCTCCATGATTTTGCCTTTTCAATCAGGCTTCTGTGTCCAGGTTCCCGGGGTCTCCGATCCGAAACGGTTCCTCCGGAGGAAGAACATCCCTGTTTAAATCCTTCCGGAACTGCTCGTTGATCTCGCGGGACAGCCCCAGGCCCCCGGCCCGGGACATTTCTTTTGCCAATTCTTTCTGGTACATCTCCTGAGCCACGTCCATTCCGGTCGACGTTGGCATCATTCCCCCCTTTGGAACGGTCTTCCACATCTCCTTCACAAGAATCCCGATCATCATTTCTTCAAACAGCCGGGACGCTTTTTCAAACTTTTTTTCTCCACCGGCCTGATCGGAGCCGACCCGGGAAGAAACGGCGCCCCTTTCGTTTTCTGTCCCGGATATCTTCATCCCGCGACACGAATCCGGGCCTTCAGGGCACCCGACTCCTTCAGGGCTTCCAGAATCGCAATCAGATCTGGCGTCCGGGTTCCCAGAAGATTGAGTGCCCGGACGACCTGCCGCAGAGAAACCGACCGGTCCACAAGACGCAAGGGTTCCCCGGGAGAGGGCTTTCCGGGTGCTCCTGTACCGACCTGGACGGTCAGGTCTTTCTGGGAAACCGCACATGGCAGTACGGACACATCCCGGCTGATGACAATCGTTCCGGTCTGCTGATTGACGACCACCAGCGGCTCCGAATCGGGAGTGACGCGCAAGTTCAAAACCCCGGCCATAAATCCGACAACATTGTCCTGGTCGGTCGCGGGAATGTTGACCGTGATGGTCCCTGCATCCGATGCAACAGCCAGTCGGGACTGGAAGTGGGCATTAATCGCCCGCACAATTCGAGAAGCCGTTGTAAAAGAGGAGTGGTTCAGGTTGATCCAGAGATGCTTTCTTCCGTTATAGACAATGGGGAGACCCCGGACCACCAGTCCACCATCGCTAACGCCACCTGTCGTTCGCCTTCCGCCCAGGGGTTCTTTTTTGTCTTTCGGAAATCCGACCCGTTCCGCCCGGTCTGTGTTGACCGGCCCCTGGGCAGTCGCATAGACTTTTCCGTCCGGACCTTTCAAGGCCGCCAGAAGAAGGGTGCCTCCCTCCAGGCTTGTGGCATCTCCGATGGAGGCGACATGGACGCTCATCCGGCTCCCCACTCTCAGAAACGGGATCAGCCTCCCTGTCACAACAACGGCAGCAATATTGTGCCCCCGGATCTTCTGATCGAGGTCACGGGTATGGACCCCCAGGCGCGAAAGCGCCGATTCAAGAGTCCTCCGGGTAAAAGGTGTCATTTTGGTGTCTCCCGTTCCCGGCAGACCCACGACAAGTCCATAGCCGACAAGAGGGTTGTCCGTCACGCCTTCCACATGGGCAATATCCTCGATCCGTTCCGCCCGGACATCCGCCGGCGAGGAAAAACATCCCAGCACGAGAAAAGCAAGTACGCACATTGCATAGATGTTCATGACCCCCCTCCTCCCTGGATGGGCGGTGGTCCCGAAGACGTTTTCGGAGGCTGTCCCACGCTCTTTCCCTTCGGAAGACCGTTTGAGGAAGGTCCCGGCACGCTGGCAGGAAGCGGATTCAGGGCTTTCTGAAAACGCTTTTTCTGTCCTCCTTGCTCATGGTCATATCGATAGCGCGCCATCGAAAGTTTCCGGACAGGAATGGTGTTGTCGTATCCGATGTCTTCGCGACGGATTCTTCCTTCCAGGATCCATCGACGGACTTCGTTCTTCCTCCGGACGGTCCGGTGGGCGAAGACCACCAGCTCGTCCGGAGGAGCTTCCCGAACAACGACCGCTCCCATCAGCGTTTCATGATCCTGGGGGAATCCCGGGAGTCCATTTTTCTTCGGAATTTTGATCCAGACCGTTTCTCCGCGAAATTTGGCGTTCTGGTCGGAGGCGAGGTCGGCCATCCCGTCAGGCCGATAAAGGGACCCGTCAAAATATTGCTGGACCGGGTGCGGAGGAAGGCGTCGTGGTGCCTGGTCTGAGACGACAGGATAGTGGGCTTTCACAGCGGGAGCGCATCCCGACAGAAAAATGAAAACCAAAAGGAGGCCGACAGGGCTATTCCGCCGCATGGTCCGCTCCTTTCAGGCGAATCCGGACGCGATCCGGACCAGTGACTGTCGCCTGGACGCGTGAACCGGACATCGGATTGAAAACGGCAATCTGATCGCCGTTCCTTCCGCTTTCCTGGGCAATCCCCGGAAGGGAGATGACAAATCCTGTCCCCACGGCCTGAATCCGGACCGTATCGCCGGAGCGAACTCCCTCTTCCTCCTCCAGAGACTTCATTCCATTCTTCCGTTTCGAAAAGGGTCTTCCGGAAGAGCGGAACCGATGACCGATCCGAACGGTAAAATAGAACATCTCCTGGACAACATTCTCTCTTTTGACCAGCAGCGCCAGATGGGTATCGCTGCCGTCCCGACCTTCCACCTGGAGAGTGCCACGCACATCCCTGGAATCCGGGACCGGAAACGACGCGGGAAGATGATGATAGGACAATGTGCCCTCCGGAACTCCCAACAACCGGGAAACCTGCCTATCAAGGACGGCTTTGTCCACCCGGACAGAGGAGTCTCCCCTGGCCACCAGAATCTCTTTTCCCGCTTCCGCCCGGGATGCGGACAAAGCATTCCCGGACAAGAGCCAAAAGAGTCCGATCACCCACAAAAACCGGGACAGGAGCATTCCAGGTCCCATAGGTCGCCCTCCTACAAGGTCGCCGTATATCCAAGCATCCGGTTGACAGTGCGGATGCCCGTGGCATCCATCTGATAGGCTCTTTGTCCAATGACCATGTTGACAAGTTCTTCAGCAACATTGACATTGGAGGCTTCCAGAAAACCCGACTGGAGGCGGCCGGTTCCATTGGTTCCTGGATTGGAGAGCTGGGGCTGTCCGGAGGCGGCTGTTTCCATAAAGAGGTTGTTGCCACGACTTTCAAGGCCTGCCGGATTGACGAACTGGGAAAGGACCAGCTGACCCACCCGAACCGGCTGAACCTGTCCCGGCAACATCACCGACACCTCTCCGGCAGGAGAAACGTTGACGGATTTCGCATTCGGAGGGACGGTGATCGGTGGGTTTGTCGGCAACCCGTCCTGCGTGACAAGACGGCCCTGACCGTCAATGCTGAATGTGCCGTCTCTGGTATAAGCGGTCCGTCCGTCCGGAAGGGAGATCTGAAAGAAACCATTTCCCTGAATCGCCAGATCCAGCGGATTGTTTGTCTGACGGAACGACCCCTGCAAAAAGATTTTCTGGACACTGCCGGACCGGACACCAAGCCCGACCTGCATACCGGTTGGACTCTGATTTCCCAGGAGAGACTGGGCTTCACCGGGAGGAACAAGCGTCTGATACATCAGATCCTGAAAATTCGCCCGCTGTCTCTTGAACCCTGTCGTATTGACATTGGCAAGATTGTTGGTGATCACGTCGAGGCTGGTCTGTTGTGCTTCCATTCCCGAAGCCGCGTTCCAGAGAGATCTGAACATCCTTTGTCCTTTCCCTGAGAGGTCAGGCAATCACCGAAATATCGTTGACCGTTCGGCGTGTCAGCTCATTGAGTGTCTGAAGAGCCTTCAGATGGGTTTCAAACGATCGCATGGCCTCGATCATACGGACCATTTCAAACGTTCCATTGACATTGGAGCTCTCGAAACCGCCTGCGAGGACATCGGGGTCGGCCACCGGGGCGGTTTTTCCATCCGCCATGAACAGTCCGTCCCCAACTTTGGCAAGATGTCCGGTTCCATTTTCCGGAACGACAACCGCCAGTCTTCCCATGACGCGATTTCCTTTCAGAACGGTCCCGTCCGCCTTCACACGAACCCCTCCCGGAACGGACTCGGGAAGACGGATATTTTTCCCATCCTCTCCAAGCACCCCGTACCCTTCGTGCGTCACAAGACGACCTCCGCGGTCCAGGGTAAATCGACCGTTCCGGCTTAATACTTCCCCCCGGGGAGTCAGAATCCGAAAAAATCCTTCTCCCTTGATGGCGACATCCAGAGGGTTTCCCGTCGACCGAAAGCTTCCCTGGGCATAACCCACATGAATCCCATCCACACCGGCATGCGGCACATCTTTTCCAGCCATTCCCCAGGGGGTCGGGAACTCTCCCCAGGGCGTCATCCGGAAACCGGGCTGATCGGAAGGCGTCTTGTGCAGCCATTCCCGATGGGGAAGATAGGTCCGGAACGTGACACGATCCCTCTTGAAACCCGGGGTGTTCACATTGGCCAGATTATTGGTCAGCACATCCATCAGCTGTTCCTGTGCCTGCGCTCCGGAAACCAGTGCAAATTCGGCTTGTCGCATCGCTCTCCTCCATGAAACTTCACGACAGGAAAGCAAACCCCATGCCATTCATAAAAGGAAAAAGAAAATTATTTTTTACAAGACCTAAAGAGGGAAAAGAAACGGAGAGTTGTGTTGGGCTGGAATTTTTTTCCGTGACGGACGGAAATATTTTCCGTGGAGAAAAGTTGCTCTTTCAGAATCCGTCATTTTCCTGACGAAGGGAAATTTCAGTCCTGTCAAGGGTTCGACAGACTTCGGCCAGTCCACAAAAAACCGGAAAGGACACAAAATACGCTTATTCGCGTGTAAAATTCGGGGATAAATGGGGATCCGCGCCCACCACATTGACGAGAGAACCAACCCCCTCAAGGGAGACTGAGACCCTGTCCATGGGAGAAAGCGGACCAACGCCCGACGGAGTTCCGGTCAGAATGACGTCCCCCGGTTCGAGTGTCATCACCTGGCTGATGAAGGAGACAAGGGTCAGGGGGTCGAAGATCATGTCTGAAGCACGGGCTTCCTGGCGGACAACACCATTGACTTCCGTCCTGAGTCTGCGATCGTCGGGAAGCGCTCCGGTCAGGATGACCGGGCCCAGAGGACAAAACGTGTCAAAACTTTTTGCGCGGGTGTATTGAACGTCCTTTTTCTGCAAATCTCTCGCCGTCACATCGTTGGCACACGTAATCCCGTAAACGAAGAGAGGAACTTCCTCCGGAGAGATCCCGGAGGCTTTCTTTCCCATGACAAGGGCAATTTCTCCTTCGAAATCGACTCTCCTGGACATCCGGGGAAGACGGATTTCCCCGTTCGGAGGCAACAGGGCCGAAGTCGCCTTCATAAAGAGGAGAGGTTCTTCCGGCAAGGGCTTTCCCATCTCATTTCCGTGTGCCCTGTAGTTCAGTCCGACAGCAATAATTTTTCCCGGAGTCACCGGCGGGTGAAGACGGACATCCAACAGGGAAAAAGAACCATGCCCCGGACCTGAAAGCGGATGAAGACGGGACCCGTCTTCCGAGAGAACCCCCCAAAACAGGGTCCCATCCTTTTCGAACCTGGCAAGACGAAAACCCGGAGGCATTTCAGGCAGAACCATCATTTTTGTTCGCTCTCCAGTCCCAGGACATCGGTCATGGTATAGACACCCGGAGTCTTCTTTCGGGCCAGAAAAACAGCGGCTTCAACCGCACCCCGCGCAAACGTCTCCCGTGAGGTTGCGCGATGGGTCAGCTCAAGACGTTCTCCCTCACCCAGAAAAAAAACCGTGTGATCCCCCACCACATCCCCGCCCCTCAAGGCCATGATTCCGATAGAGTCTTGCGGACGCACTCCCGTCATGCCTTCCCGATGATATGTCCCGACATCCCCCAGTCTTTTTCCGCGCGCTGAAGCGAGGGACTCTCCCAGAAAAAGAGCTGTTCCGCTGGGAGCATCCTTCTTCATGCGATGATGCGTTTCGACAATTTCGGCATCATACGAAGGAAGCTTTTCCGCTGCAATTTTGACCAGGTAGGAAAGCAGGTGTATCCCCAGGCTCATGTTTGGAGAGAGGATCAGGGGAATCCGTTCCCCGGCCTGATAGATCCTTTCTTTTTCTTTTGCGGAAAAACCGGTTGTTCCGATCACCAGGGGACGACCCGAACGTGAAAAAGCCTCGACGGTCTCAAGGGCCGAAGAAACCTCCGAGAAATCAATGCCAACATCCGACTTTCCCAGGGCGTCTTCCAGAGAGGATGTGTACACCCCGTCGCCAAAGAGGACCGGTTTTCCGTTCATCGGATCATTCGCTTCAACAATGGCGGCCGAAAGGGTTGTTCCGGGATTTTTCTCCAAAACTTCCTGGATCGCTTTTCCCATGCGTCCGGCGGCTCCAACAAGAGCCACCCTCAACACAGAACTCACGAAAGCCCCTTTCCCAGAAGGCCCATGGTTTTCAGGACGTCTTCCAGTTTTCGGCGGGGTCCTTCAGACATGGGAACGAGAGGCAGACGCATATCGGGGGCGATCATTCCTGCCAATCCCATTGCAGTCTTGATCGGAATGGGATTCGTTTCAAGTCCGAGCGCCCGGTGAAGAGGAACAAGCGCC
The sequence above is drawn from the Leptospirillum ferriphilum ML-04 genome and encodes:
- a CDS encoding flagellin, whose protein sequence is MSGLIINDNIASMNAQYNLNRTQEALNKHIGRLSSGYRVNSPADDPAGYAISQRMGAQMMSYNAAIRNANDGAHLLQTANGALQTDNTILLKMRQLAIQAANSTYSEKDLKVLNQEYQHLNSEVTRIAKVTDFNGMRLLDGSHGTFKFHVGIYTSINDRLTVNIGKMDSSTLGIRSTNILNRQNAKNAVDKLDVALDRINAIQGGIGAIQNRMEWTIRNLTNATTNVQASRAGIKDVNFASETAAFTKRQILSQSGAAVLAQANLVPQAAIKLLP
- the fliW gene encoding flagellar assembly protein FliW, with the protein product MNSFQTTRFGKIPVDPEKILHFHEGLPGFPHAYQFYLLETAEPNVFYWLQSLDDPALAFVVMDPENLVSGYREKVLAALHDPFFQGRDILSLVIVTMLSTDSMTANLQGPLVIRFPDRAGRQVLLFDNEDWLRFPLLETQENH
- the csrA gene encoding carbon storage regulator CsrA; protein product: MLILTRKTGEGIKVGDNIRIVVLEVKGSQVRLGIEAPHDLSIHRDEVWEKIMEENKKATTVTPDQMEILVRKFSSPGGQPQKRNESGNGGMKK
- a CDS encoding flagellin — translated: MIRVTGLMTNREVIASHDQAIDNLYDVDRQISSGKQFETPGDAPGRMGESLRINRNLSVTRRIIENAREGANRLKLMESILDQVGTLLIRAKGLAIRMANDTMTAEDRRVGAQELERTLEQVVSLANTKAGEQYLFSGTNVTRPPFHFTDPKLNPGSVAYLGNHRSETVQQGFSPRQREAGLMPVTEAGDRILGDSAADPFGNKPLPVMRRFLLGLLSNDQPQITRSIDELDRTIHSVTERAAVLGTRERAIRTTVDRLEKYTISQKTLKSQNEDVDVPKAVSKLALNQNFLALSTKASRDILRNTQNVLFS
- the flgK gene encoding flagellar hook-associated protein FlgK; its protein translation is MSGVLGILNIGKSGIEANEAGLSTAGQNISNVNTPGYTVENVQFDQSQPNHGSPGMVGNGVRATGIRRVVNSFLDAQMIRQKTRMGFWESSRLSLSELDTYFTHAQNQGLSKDISRYLSTWEVVANHPLDRSARATLITYGKNLAEDFHQMASLYSQTRNRLGELLTSSVSTVNADLSKIAHLNREILRAEAGGESPNTLIDQRQQLMVQISTLTNAHFFTDKNGAITLHLGGQAAITDIDSGRLEAVFDSSRNGFRILIHPPGHSGPPIDITDRIHGGKIGGYLDVRDKKVPLLEEHLDSLAHGLINHVNALHVQGYGLNGKTNQNFFLPTTTVEAQGSLPPGVTLTANAVNPDEANSPVDVTVSRSTIVVRDSSGKILRKESLSQGTGTVRVSGYLIRVSGVGKNEEAHVRVSGGNDTRGAALSMQVNALDPEDLAAGQFPVREGHNQGDNKNAHLLFGLLQDRLHFSGGEKPVSLHDFFATSVSTVGAWARNARDHYVAQSLIQKGLENQRMTISGVSIAGESARIIQYEKAYQASANLIHMTNRLLDTLVRLPNMSS
- the flgN gene encoding flagellar protein FlgN, encoding MSQDQPDSNPPERVSSPQDSSLASLLPTLLDHVRLLTEILQKEQDLLLSGPPEDLEEILSRKMLASDRLSDLLARSGLGSLFEGSRESLVPLPENAPSLSELKAGLLHLSEIASVNLVIARESAQTVAGFLKALRQSEGDFETYGARGDLGMTLGSPALVSTRR
- the flgM gene encoding flagellar biosynthesis anti-sigma factor FlgM, yielding MADQGSGIGPTGSSQSGNVRPEEITRKDRARKTESSGKTPDTASPTGTGKTDVLVISGPAKQIAHLRDLIRQEPDIRSEKVMEIKNRVNRGEYHVPAREILRKMVETAVEEARSRKGES
- a CDS encoding flagellin — encoded protein: MSGLVINTNTASLGAQYNLNATQDRLNRSINRLSSGYRVNTPADDPAGYAIGQVMNSYVKSVQQAIRNAHDGAGLIQTTNGALLTDNDILVKMRQLAIQAANSTYAPEDLSVLQNEYQHLMSEINRIALVTNFNGRKVLDGSMMNGMVFQIDSGTDDTNRLVVSIPSISTDVLGIYQNSVLVMSLGATSIMNESMAISAISAIDGAMAELNTIQGTLGAFQERMTWTIRNLNTALVNVQASKSQIKDVNFASETANFVKNRILQQSSTAVLSQANQIPQAAVKLIP
- a CDS encoding rod-binding protein; this translates as MKISGTENERGAVSSRVGSDQAGGEKKFEKASRLFEEMMIGILVKEMWKTVPKGGMMPTSTGMDVAQEMYQKELAKEMSRAGGLGLSREINEQFRKDLNRDVLPPEEPFRIGDPGNLDTEA
- a CDS encoding flagellar basal body P-ring protein FlgI — translated: MNIYAMCVLAFLVLGCFSSPADVRAERIEDIAHVEGVTDNPLVGYGLVVGLPGTGDTKMTPFTRRTLESALSRLGVHTRDLDQKIRGHNIAAVVVTGRLIPFLRVGSRMSVHVASIGDATSLEGGTLLLAALKGPDGKVYATAQGPVNTDRAERVGFPKDKKEPLGGRRTTGGVSDGGLVVRGLPIVYNGRKHLWINLNHSSFTTASRIVRAINAHFQSRLAVASDAGTITVNIPATDQDNVVGFMAGVLNLRVTPDSEPLVVVNQQTGTIVISRDVSVLPCAVSQKDLTVQVGTGAPGKPSPGEPLRLVDRSVSLRQVVRALNLLGTRTPDLIAILEALKESGALKARIRVAG
- a CDS encoding flagellar basal body L-ring protein FlgH, producing MRRNSPVGLLLVFIFLSGCAPAVKAHYPVVSDQAPRRLPPHPVQQYFDGSLYRPDGMADLASDQNAKFRGETVWIKIPKKNGLPGFPQDHETLMGAVVVREAPPDELVVFAHRTVRRKNEVRRWILEGRIRREDIGYDNTIPVRKLSMARYRYDHEQGGQKKRFQKALNPLPASVPGPSSNGLPKGKSVGQPPKTSSGPPPIQGGGGS